A part of Streptomyces sp. DSM 40750 genomic DNA contains:
- a CDS encoding DUF6207 family protein, with product MHMWHGPAWWSWRSPPPATRPRSPSRPRSPNGWTTATTDRTTRGPGQPGVRLRRYARP from the coding sequence ATGCACATGTGGCACGGCCCGGCCTGGTGGTCGTGGAGATCGCCGCCGCCGGCGACGCGACCGCGCTCGCCCTCCAGGCCGCGATCGCCGAACGGTTGGACGACCGCCACCACCGACCGTACGACCCGGGGCCCCGGGCAGCCCGGCGTCCGGCTGCGCCGGTACGCACGACCTTAA
- a CDS encoding ester cyclase — translation MMPPESVESVMNRFVEFINTANEDLAREVISPNAVFHAPSHPEPLRGPEGYMEVIGMMRSGLPDVQWTLEEMVREGDTVAARFTMRGTHEGEFFGIPASGNKVSVQAMNFYYLADGRIVGERGQPDLLGVMQQIGAVPAP, via the coding sequence ATGATGCCGCCGGAATCTGTCGAGTCAGTAATGAACCGCTTCGTCGAGTTCATCAACACGGCCAACGAGGACCTTGCCCGCGAGGTCATTTCTCCCAACGCAGTGTTTCACGCACCGAGTCACCCGGAACCGCTTCGAGGCCCCGAGGGCTACATGGAAGTCATCGGGATGATGCGCAGCGGACTCCCGGACGTCCAGTGGACCCTGGAAGAGATGGTCAGGGAAGGCGACACGGTGGCTGCGCGGTTCACCATGCGCGGCACGCACGAGGGCGAGTTCTTCGGGATCCCTGCGAGCGGCAACAAAGTCTCGGTGCAGGCCATGAACTTCTACTACCTGGCCGACGGCCGGATCGTCGGCGAGCGAGGCCAGCCCGACCTCCTCGGAGTCATGCAGCAGATCGGTGCCGTACCGGCGCCGTGA
- a CDS encoding NAD(P)H-dependent glycerol-3-phosphate dehydrogenase: MSQHSRTAVFSAGSWGTAVAKVMADAGGHVTVHARRAEVVEAINTAHRNPAYFPEVELPASLTATTEPTAALDGADYLVLSIPAQALRANLTAWAPHIGPDTVIVSLMKGIEVTSGKRASQVIAEVTGVSAERIAVLSGPNLAGEIMEGQPAAATVACPDEATARRVQAACLTPYFRPYTSTDVVGCEMGGAVKNVIALAVGTATGMGLGHNATAVLITRGLAETTRLAVAMGANPATLAGLAGLGDLVATCSSPRSRNRTFGTHLGHGLSVEEAAAATRQTTEGVKSAEAVLALARAHGADMPITDVISALLHEKVTLDQAAAALMQRPPKPEH; the protein is encoded by the coding sequence GTGAGCCAGCACAGCCGCACGGCGGTGTTCTCGGCAGGGTCCTGGGGTACCGCCGTCGCCAAGGTCATGGCGGACGCCGGCGGACACGTCACCGTGCACGCCCGCCGCGCCGAGGTCGTCGAGGCGATCAACACCGCTCACCGCAACCCCGCTTACTTCCCCGAGGTCGAGCTACCCGCCTCCCTGACGGCCACGACGGAGCCGACCGCCGCCCTGGACGGCGCGGATTACCTCGTACTGTCCATCCCCGCCCAGGCCCTGCGCGCGAACCTGACCGCGTGGGCGCCGCACATCGGCCCGGACACCGTGATCGTGTCGCTGATGAAGGGGATCGAGGTCACGAGCGGGAAGCGGGCCAGCCAGGTCATCGCCGAGGTGACCGGCGTCAGCGCGGAGCGGATCGCGGTGCTGTCGGGGCCGAACCTCGCGGGCGAGATCATGGAGGGCCAGCCGGCCGCCGCCACCGTCGCCTGCCCGGACGAAGCCACCGCCCGCCGCGTCCAGGCGGCATGCCTCACCCCGTACTTCCGGCCCTACACCAGCACCGACGTGGTCGGCTGCGAGATGGGCGGCGCGGTGAAGAACGTCATCGCGCTCGCCGTGGGCACCGCCACCGGCATGGGCCTGGGCCACAACGCGACGGCCGTGCTCATCACCCGGGGACTTGCGGAGACCACCCGCCTGGCCGTGGCGATGGGCGCCAACCCCGCCACCCTCGCGGGCCTGGCCGGACTCGGCGACCTCGTGGCGACCTGTTCCTCCCCGCGCTCACGCAACCGCACTTTCGGCACCCATCTCGGCCACGGCCTGAGCGTCGAAGAGGCAGCCGCCGCGACCCGGCAGACCACCGAGGGCGTCAAGTCCGCTGAAGCGGTCCTCGCACTGGCCCGCGCTCACGGAGCCGATATGCCGATCACGGACGTCATCTCCGCGCTCCTGCACGAGAAGGTCACGCTCGACCAGGCCGCCGCCGCACTGATGCAGCGGCCCCCCAAGCCCGAGCACTGA
- a CDS encoding LLM class flavin-dependent oxidoreductase, with amino-acid sequence MRFSINIPNFGDFADLRNVATVAAAAEQAGWDGLFVWDHVLHRQHQGRPFGDPWMLLTAAALATSRLRLGTLLTPVPRYRPQQLARQVATLDYLSGGRVIFAAGLGGPIEDEYHSFGDAAEPRLLAERLDEGLELLRRFWSGEPVNHHGRHYEARDVTLLPAAVQRPGPPVWIGGFWPRRPPMRRAARWDGVVPLFETARHGHVPDVAEVRDLVGYVRKHRAAGAEHPFEFVLGGATPPDAAKARDVIGPLHDAGATWWDERQVQTGPDLDHLPPVLQRIEAGPPVV; translated from the coding sequence ATGCGCTTCTCCATCAACATCCCCAACTTCGGTGACTTCGCGGACCTTCGTAACGTGGCGACCGTGGCGGCTGCGGCCGAACAGGCCGGCTGGGACGGGCTCTTCGTCTGGGACCACGTACTGCATCGACAACACCAGGGGCGCCCCTTCGGAGACCCGTGGATGCTGTTGACCGCGGCCGCGCTGGCGACTTCCCGGCTCCGGCTGGGCACCCTGCTGACGCCGGTCCCCCGTTACCGTCCGCAGCAACTCGCTCGCCAGGTGGCCACCCTGGACTACCTCAGCGGCGGCCGGGTGATCTTTGCGGCAGGTCTGGGCGGTCCGATCGAGGACGAATACCACAGCTTCGGCGACGCCGCCGAGCCACGCCTCCTCGCCGAGCGGCTGGACGAGGGACTGGAGCTGTTGAGGCGCTTCTGGTCCGGCGAGCCGGTGAACCACCACGGCCGGCACTACGAGGCCCGGGACGTGACACTGCTGCCCGCCGCCGTGCAGCGGCCCGGTCCGCCGGTGTGGATCGGCGGGTTCTGGCCGCGTCGCCCGCCCATGCGGCGGGCAGCGCGGTGGGACGGTGTGGTACCGCTCTTCGAGACGGCCCGGCATGGTCATGTGCCGGATGTGGCCGAGGTGCGGGATCTGGTCGGCTATGTGCGAAAACACCGTGCGGCTGGGGCCGAGCACCCCTTCGAGTTCGTGCTCGGCGGTGCCACGCCCCCGGACGCGGCAAAGGCCAGGGACGTGATCGGTCCGCTGCACGACGCTGGCGCCACCTGGTGGGACGAGCGACAGGTCCAGACCGGCCCTGACCTGGACCACCTGCCTCCAGTACTGCAGCGCATCGAGGCAGGGCCGCCGGTGGTTTGA
- a CDS encoding DUF2461 family protein: MRGQFTGWPEQAMDVLWQLQGEPTHATRERYRADRERLVRQPMIALLNEVADTDPRYEDFSVWHYRTDSWWWQHQGAVIRLGRKIEIGLRFDLDGLRIQGAWWYPDPGQVDMFRKAVASEGSGRELSAIVDDVRKKGYDISGDVMKRSPRGYPTDHSRTNLLCHRSLIASRSLGCEEWLHTPEAVDRVLSAAADLDALLMWLVRHVKRAA; the protein is encoded by the coding sequence ATGCGCGGACAGTTCACCGGCTGGCCGGAGCAGGCCATGGACGTGTTGTGGCAGCTCCAGGGCGAACCGACCCACGCGACTCGCGAGCGCTACCGCGCGGACCGTGAACGCCTGGTCCGGCAGCCGATGATCGCCCTGCTGAACGAGGTCGCGGACACCGACCCCCGGTACGAGGACTTCTCCGTCTGGCACTACCGCACCGACTCCTGGTGGTGGCAGCACCAGGGCGCGGTGATCCGGCTCGGCCGCAAGATCGAGATCGGTCTCCGGTTCGACCTGGACGGCCTGCGGATCCAGGGCGCCTGGTGGTACCCCGATCCCGGCCAGGTGGACATGTTCCGTAAAGCCGTGGCCTCCGAGGGGAGCGGCCGCGAACTGTCCGCCATCGTCGACGATGTGCGGAAGAAGGGCTACGACATCTCCGGGGACGTGATGAAGCGCTCCCCGCGCGGCTATCCGACGGACCACTCCCGTACGAACCTGCTGTGTCACCGTTCGCTGATTGCCTCCCGTTCCCTCGGCTGCGAGGAGTGGTTGCACACCCCCGAGGCGGTCGACCGGGTCCTTTCGGCTGCCGCCGACCTGGACGCCCTGCTGATGTGGCTGGTCCGCCACGTGAAGCGCGCCGCCTGA
- a CDS encoding NADPH:quinone reductase: MLASWYDEQGPAADVLHVGDLPDPTPGPGEVRVRVNVSGVNPGDTKKRRGWLGSSMPHPRVIPHSDAAGVIDAVGDGVDARRVGQRVWVYGAQSYRPSGTAAQFTVVPADLAVPLPDHLSDELGASLGIPGITAHRTVFSDGPVDGHLVLVHGVLGGVGSLAAQLARWGGATVIGTVRHGSDLDRVDPAVVTHAVALDADDPVTAIRAHAPNGVHRIVEVALSDNADLDNAVVENGAVIAAYATRDDRPRLPFWPLLFNNVTLRMIGSDDFPVAAKRQAVRDVTAAAAVGMLTVAIGDLYPLEKIAQAHDRVDAGGRGRVLVTIPS; this comes from the coding sequence ATGCTTGCGTCCTGGTACGACGAACAGGGCCCTGCCGCCGATGTCCTGCACGTTGGCGACCTGCCCGATCCCACCCCCGGCCCGGGCGAGGTCCGCGTCCGCGTCAACGTTTCGGGCGTCAATCCCGGCGACACCAAGAAGCGGCGCGGCTGGCTCGGCTCCTCGATGCCGCACCCGCGGGTGATCCCGCACAGCGACGCCGCCGGAGTCATCGACGCCGTGGGCGACGGGGTCGACGCCCGCCGCGTCGGACAGCGGGTCTGGGTGTACGGCGCCCAGTCCTACCGCCCCTCCGGCACCGCCGCCCAGTTCACTGTCGTACCCGCGGATCTGGCCGTCCCGCTGCCCGACCACCTCAGCGACGAACTCGGCGCCAGCCTGGGCATCCCCGGGATCACCGCCCACCGCACCGTGTTCAGTGACGGCCCCGTCGACGGACACCTCGTGCTCGTGCACGGGGTGCTCGGCGGCGTCGGCTCTCTGGCCGCGCAGCTCGCCCGGTGGGGCGGCGCGACGGTGATCGGGACCGTGCGGCACGGCAGCGACCTGGACCGCGTCGACCCCGCCGTGGTCACCCACGCCGTGGCGCTCGACGCGGACGACCCCGTCACCGCGATCCGCGCGCACGCTCCCAACGGGGTGCACCGAATCGTCGAAGTGGCCCTGTCCGACAACGCGGACCTGGACAACGCCGTCGTCGAGAACGGCGCGGTTATCGCTGCCTATGCCACGAGGGACGATCGGCCCCGACTTCCCTTCTGGCCCCTGCTGTTCAACAACGTCACGCTGCGCATGATCGGCAGCGACGACTTCCCCGTTGCAGCGAAACGGCAGGCGGTGCGCGACGTCACCGCCGCAGCCGCGGTCGGCATGCTGACCGTCGCCATCGGCGACCTGTACCCGCTGGAAAAGATCGCCCAAGCCCACGACCGTGTCGACGCCGGCGGCCGAGGTCGCGTACTGGTGACCATCCCCAGCTGA
- a CDS encoding PadR family transcriptional regulator: MLELAILGFLAEGSLPGHELRRRVSQLTGYTRPVSDGSLYPAINRLAKAGLLERCADPGAGAARYVLSLTDAGRTELLNRLRKPADHEITDFTRFFTVLAFLSHLPDVSEQHAVLRRRLEFLEEPASFFYSGDRPLRAEEVPDPYRRGMLLTARAISSAERAWLHRVLDGDEPTESASFPLDEPAS, from the coding sequence ATGCTGGAACTAGCGATACTGGGCTTCCTGGCCGAGGGCTCCCTGCCCGGACACGAGCTACGCCGCCGGGTCTCACAGTTGACCGGGTACACGCGGCCGGTCAGCGACGGCAGCCTGTATCCGGCGATCAACCGCCTCGCCAAGGCGGGCCTGCTGGAGCGGTGCGCCGACCCGGGTGCGGGCGCAGCGCGGTACGTACTGAGCCTGACCGACGCCGGGCGCACTGAGCTGCTGAATCGGCTGCGCAAGCCGGCCGACCACGAGATCACCGACTTCACCCGCTTCTTCACCGTCCTGGCGTTCCTCTCCCACCTGCCCGACGTGTCCGAACAGCACGCGGTGCTGCGCAGACGGCTGGAGTTCCTGGAGGAACCGGCGAGTTTCTTCTACTCCGGTGACAGGCCGCTGCGAGCCGAGGAGGTCCCGGACCCCTACCGGCGCGGCATGCTGCTCACCGCCCGCGCCATCAGCAGCGCCGAACGCGCCTGGCTGCACAGGGTTCTGGATGGCGACGAGCCCACCGAGAGCGCTTCCTTCCCGCTCGACGAACCTGCAAGCTGA
- a CDS encoding transporter substrate-binding domain-containing protein, translating into MGGHPAFAACAGLAPGQRRAARGLLPPPAAGCDPLPGRGRNLLAGDARGLPRLGDDITWREAPATERTRLLVRGEVDFIVASYQITDEREADVDFTGPYLSARQDLLVCADDRAPDMTDLNDMTLCSVTGSTSAQVVQEDLAPGVELTECASYSECLTAMDRGQVDALTTDDSLLAGYASQGGNPGDYRLAGLELSTENLYGVGVPQGETELRDDIDAAIDQMIADGSWAKAAAANRTRSAAAR; encoded by the coding sequence ATGGGCGGCCATCCGGCCTTTGCTGCCTGTGCCGGCCTGGCTCCAGGGCAGAGACGGGCAGCCCGAGGGCTACTGCCACCGCCAGCTGCTGGATGCGATCCGCTACCTGGTCGCGGGCGGAATCTCCTGGCGGGCGATGCCCGCGGACTTCCCCGACTGGGGGACGACATCACGTGGAGGGAGGCTCCCGCCACCGAGCGCACGAGGCTCCTGGTACGCGGCGAGGTCGACTTCATCGTCGCCAGCTATCAGATCACCGACGAGCGGGAAGCAGACGTCGACTTCACCGGCCCCTACCTCTCCGCCCGCCAGGACCTGCTGGTTTGCGCCGATGACCGGGCCCCCGATATGACGGACCTCAACGACATGACGCTGTGCTCGGTCACCGGCAGTACCTCCGCGCAGGTCGTGCAGGAGGACCTGGCACCGGGCGTGGAGCTCACGGAGTGCGCGTCCTACTCGGAATGCCTCACCGCCATGGATAGAGGCCAGGTCGATGCCTTAACCACCGACGACTCCCTCCTCGCCGGATACGCCTCCCAAGGTGGGAATCCCGGTGACTACCGGCTGGCCGGACTGGAACTCAGCACCGAGAACCTGTATGGCGTAGGTGTGCCCCAGGGCGAGACTGAACTGCGCGACGATATCGACGCAGCGATCGACCAGATGATCGCGGACGGCTCCTGGGCGAAGGCCGCTGCTGCCAACAGGACGAGATCAGCCGCCGCGAGATAG
- a CDS encoding peptidase inhibitor family I36 protein has protein sequence MTNLFRSTRIKAAAAAASTVLLAGTGVTLGAAPAHAAKSDCPAGALCVWTQPDYRGTMGKVYGNNNDLTIYYAFNNVKSLYNNGNDCDVAIYTGKNRSGYSMTIDRGDAIPELSVNSVFYNDIASNYWSCPWPA, from the coding sequence ATGACGAATCTGTTCAGGAGTACCCGTATCAAGGCGGCCGCTGCTGCCGCCAGCACCGTGCTCCTCGCGGGCACGGGAGTCACCCTCGGGGCGGCACCGGCCCACGCGGCCAAGTCCGACTGCCCGGCGGGCGCACTGTGCGTCTGGACCCAGCCCGACTACCGCGGCACCATGGGCAAGGTCTACGGAAACAACAACGACCTGACGATCTACTACGCGTTCAACAACGTGAAGTCGCTCTACAACAACGGCAACGACTGCGACGTCGCCATCTACACGGGCAAGAACCGCAGTGGCTACTCGATGACGATCGACCGCGGAGACGCCATCCCCGAACTGAGCGTGAACAGCGTCTTCTACAACGACATCGCCTCCAATTACTGGAGTTGTCCCTGGCCCGCCTAG
- a CDS encoding ABC transporter permease, giving the protein MASTDTGVDVEKIGSSATGEPQDRQDLAGLEAGLDALDSAQVGRTPLRETLIRKVLPPITAIALVLVIWQLLVWAGIIPDYKLPSPSAVWDEVTNAWRQGTLLDYIWTSVSRGLLGFLMALAIGTPLGLLVARVKFVRAAIGPILSGLQSLPSVAWVPPAVLWLGLDNSMMYAVILLGAVPSIANGLVAGIDQIPPLFLRAGRTLGATGLREAWHIVMPGALPGYLAGLKQGWAFSWRSLMAAEIIASSPDLGVGLGQLLENGRTNASMSQVFLAILLILLVGIAIDLLIFSPLERRVLRGRGLLVTR; this is encoded by the coding sequence ATGGCCAGCACTGACACCGGCGTCGACGTCGAGAAGATCGGCTCGTCGGCAACCGGGGAGCCACAGGACAGGCAGGATCTGGCGGGGCTGGAGGCCGGGCTCGATGCCCTGGACTCGGCGCAGGTCGGCCGTACGCCACTGCGCGAGACCCTGATCCGCAAGGTGTTGCCGCCCATCACCGCCATCGCACTGGTCCTGGTGATCTGGCAACTGCTGGTGTGGGCCGGGATCATCCCCGACTACAAGCTGCCCTCACCGTCCGCGGTCTGGGACGAGGTGACCAACGCCTGGCGGCAGGGCACGCTCCTCGACTACATCTGGACCTCCGTCTCGCGCGGCCTGCTCGGCTTCCTGATGGCACTCGCCATCGGCACGCCGCTCGGCCTGCTCGTCGCCCGCGTGAAGTTCGTACGGGCCGCCATCGGCCCCATCCTGTCCGGTCTGCAGTCGCTGCCGTCGGTGGCCTGGGTGCCGCCCGCCGTGCTGTGGCTGGGCCTCGACAACTCCATGATGTACGCCGTGATCCTGCTCGGCGCGGTCCCCTCCATCGCCAACGGCCTCGTCGCGGGCATCGACCAGATCCCCCCGCTCTTCCTGCGCGCCGGGCGCACCCTGGGCGCGACCGGGCTGCGCGAGGCCTGGCACATCGTGATGCCGGGGGCGCTGCCCGGCTATCTGGCGGGCCTGAAGCAGGGCTGGGCCTTCTCCTGGCGCTCACTGATGGCCGCCGAGATCATCGCCTCATCGCCCGACCTCGGCGTCGGCCTCGGCCAGTTGCTGGAGAACGGACGGACCAACGCCAGCATGTCGCAGGTCTTCCTGGCCATCCTCCTGATCCTGCTCGTCGGAATCGCCATCGACCTGCTGATCTTCAGCCCGCTGGAGCGGCGGGTGCTGCGCGGGCGGGGACTGCTGGTCACCCGCTGA